The following proteins come from a genomic window of Spea bombifrons isolate aSpeBom1 chromosome 10, aSpeBom1.2.pri, whole genome shotgun sequence:
- the ZNF319 gene encoding zinc finger protein 319 → MSEGWPQAQAPSASLQPNQQQPAQHPGAITLGEHPVTTTGSTENTLGCAVYGILLQADLGVPHPPIPSSEPIHKCGLCGHDLSHLANPQDHQCVAPASQDRSFQCTQCLKIFHQATDLLEHQCTQVEQKPFVCGVCKMGFSLLTSLAQHHNVHNGSSLKCSICEKTYKASEAERPPVPSVSVLSQDSHDKPFSCTLCQKPFKHLSELSRHERVHTGEKPYRCTLCDKSFSQSSHLVHHKRTHSSERPYKCTVCEKSFKHRSHLLRHMYAHAGEQLFQCQTCLLRFKESAQLMQHPCTPAGERPFQCSACQKTFRRPSDLRQHERTHSEERPFHCDLCQMSFKQQYALMRHRRTHKADDPAKCTVCEKGLGQPTQLLFHQHGAESIFKCNACQRGFSQSQELLRHKCGQSSSERPFQCGVCHKAYKRSSALQKHQASHCTEKPLRCTACEHRFFSSSEFVQHRCDPAREKPLKCSDCEKRFKYASDMQRHRRVHTGEKPYKCPSCDKSFKQREHLNKHQSVHNREQQYKCLWCGERFHELGLLQEHSAQHTADGGYQVASCLS, encoded by the coding sequence ATGTCGGAGGGCTGGCCCCAAGCCCAGGCCCCCTCTGCCTCGCTCCAGCCCAACCAGCAACAACCAGCACAGCATCCTGGGGCCATCACACTTGGCGAGCACCCCGTCACCACTACAGGCTCTACTGAGAACACATTAGGTTGTGCTGTCTATGGCATCCTGCTTCAAGCAGACCTTGGGGTTCCGCACCCTCCAATACCATCCAGTGAGCCTATACACAAGTGCGGGCTGTGCGGACATGACCTATCCCATCTGGCAAATCCACAGGACCATCAGTGTGTGGCCCCGGCGAGCCAGGACCGCTCGTTTCAGTGCACGCAGTGTCTGAAGATCTTTCATCAAGCCACCGATCTCCTTGAGCACCAATGCACACAGGTTGAGCAAAAGCCATTTGTGTGCGGTGTCTGTAAAATGGGCTTCTCGCTACTTACCTCGCTTGCCCAGCACCACAATGTCCATAACGGCAGCTCCCTCAAATGCTCCATCTGTGAGAAAACATACAAGGCTTCTGAGGCAGAGCGGCCTCCAGTCCCCAGCGTTTCCGTACTTAGCCAGGACTCCCACGACAAACCGTTCAGCTGCACCCTCTGCCAGAAGCCATTCAAGCACCTCTCCGAGCTGTCTCGGCACGAGCGCGTCCACACAGGAGAGAAGCCCTATAGATGCACCCTTTGCGACAAAAGCTTCAGCCAGTCTTCGCACCTCGTGCACCATAAGCGCACTCACAGCTCAGAGCGGCCCTACAAGTGCACTGTTTGCGAGAAGAGCTTTAAGCACCGCTCGCACTTGCTGCGCCATATGTATGCCCACGCCGGCGAGCAGCTGTTCCAGTGCCAGACCTGTCTGCTGCGTTTCAAGGAGTCGGCACAGCTCATGCAGCACCCCTGTACTCCTGCTGGAGAGAGACCCTTCCAGTGCAGCGCCTGCCAGAAAACCTTTCGCCGGCCGTCAGACCTGAGGCAGCACGAGCGCACCCACAGCGAAGAGCGGCCTTTCCACTGTGACCTGTGTCAAATGAGCTTCAAGCAGCAATACGCGCTTATGAGGCACCGACGCACGCACAAAGCAGACGATCCAGCCAAATGTACCGTGTGCGAGAAAGGTCTGGGCCAGCCGACGCAGCTCCTCTTCCACCAGCACGGGGCCGAGAGCATCTTCAAATGCAACGCTTGCCAGCGCGGCTTCAGCCAGTCGCAGGAGCTTCTGCGGCACAAGTGTGGGCAGAGCAGCTCAGAGCGGCCTTTCCAGTGCGGGGTTTGTCACAAGGCTTATAAGCGGTCCTCAGCCCTGCAGAAGCACCAGGCGTCCCACTGCACGGAGAAACCTCTGCGATGCACTGCATGCGAGCACCGCTTTTTCTCTTCCTCAGAGTTTGTACAGCACCGCTGCGATCCAGCCAGGGAGAAACCGCTCAAGTGTTCAGACTGTGAAAAACGCTTCAAATACGCCTCGGACATGCAAAGGCACCGGCGGGTACACACGGGCGAAAAGCCCTATAAGTGCCCATCGTGTGACAAAAGCTTCAAACAGCGAGAGCATCTAAACAAACACCAAAGTGTTCACAACCGGGAGCAGCAGTACAAGTGCTTGTGGTGCGGCGAGCGGTTCCACGAGCTGGGCCTGCTGCAGGAACACAGCGCTCAGCACACTGCCGACGGAGGCTACCAGGTGGCCTCCTGTCTGTCCTAA